The following DNA comes from Curtobacterium sp. 9128.
GCCCGCGCCGTGCACCGCGACGTCGTCGCCTTCGTGCGCGACCGTCGGCGGTGGTTCGCACAGAGCCGCGGCGAGCTGCCCCGGCACGACGCCCAGGTGCAGGAGGTCGTCGGGGAGCTGAGCACCACCGCCTACCTCGCCGAGACCGTCGTGGCCGACGTCGCGCGTGCGCTCGACGCGCTGCGGGCCGGAGCCGCGGACGGGTCGGCGACCCCTGCCGACGAGGACACCGTGGAGCTCCGCGTCTACCGCGCACAGGTGCTCCTCGTCCGCGACGTCCCAGCGGCCGCCACACGACTGTTCGACGTCGGCGGTGCCTCGGCCCTCAGCCGGTCGAGACGCCTCGACCGGCACTGGCGGAACGCCCGCACCCTCGCCACCCACAACCCGATCCCGTACCGGCTCTCGTCGATCGGCGACCACGACCTCAACGGCACCTCGCCGTTCCGCGCCTGGTTCAGCGGCGTCGACCTCCGCGGTCGCGCTGCCCAGGGCTGAGACCGCCCCACACCCGAGGAACCCACCATGCAGAAGACCAGACTCATCGGTGCGATCGGCGCCGCCCTCGCCACCGCACTCGTGCTCGCGGGGTGCTCGACGGGCGGGGCGGCGTCGTCACCGGTGTCGCTCGGCCCGACCAAGGGCGACACCGACGTGAAGCTCGCCGTGATCGTCGCGAACTCGAACCCGTGGAACACCGAGTACGGGAAGTCGTTCAAGGCCGCGGCGGAGCAGCTCGGCGCGTCCGACGTCCGGGTGCTCAACGCCGACAGCGACGCGCAGCAGCAGAGCGAGCAGATCGACTCGCTGCTGAATGCCGGGTACAAGGGCATCGGCCTGAACCTCGCCGCCCCGAACACCGCCGAGCTGTCGAAGAAGTTCCAGGCGCACGACGCCTACTTCGCCAACATCTTCCAGAACGAGGAATGGAAGACGGTCTACGACGCGCCGGACGACCGGCAGGTGTCCTACGTCTCGCCGAACTACTACAAGTCGGCGTCCGACGCGACGGAGGCCCTGGCGAAGTCCGTCGACGGCAAGAAGACCGAACTCATCGCGCTCGCCGGGAACGACAGCCCGTACACGATCGCCAACCAGGCGTACCTCGGCCTCACCGACACCCTGAAGAAGCACGCGAACATCACGCTGGTCGGGAACGTGGACACCCCGTGGACGGCGGAGAACAGCCAGAAGAAGGTCGCTGACCTGCTGGCCGCCCACCCGGACGCCACCGCCTTCTTCGCCACGGACGCCGCGGACGTGGACGGTGCCGTGGCTGCGATCCGCGCGATCGGCAAGACGCCAGGGAAGGACATCCAGATCGTGTCGGCGCACTCCGCCGGCGACGTCGCACAGTTCGTCGAGCAGGAGACCGTCCTCGCTGCCGCCGCGATGCCCGGCAGCTGGACGGGGTACCAGGAGGCGGCGCAGCTCTTCGACGCGCTGAACGGCAAGCTCCCCGGTGACTCGTTCCGCCAGCTCGAACTCACGCTGCCGCTCATCACGAAGGACAACGCCGCGGACTTCATCACCCGCTACGTCGACACCCCGATCGACCGGCAGCTGTCCGCGCGGGCGATCTCGCAGGTGTACTCCGCCGACGACTGGGACCTGCAGGCCGAGTACACGCCGATCACCGACCTGCCGCACCTCTGGCCGACGTCGAAGGAGCCGAGCGGGTACGAGCAGAACGCGACGTTCACGAATCTCCAGGAGTCCGGAGCGCTGGACGACGCGGCGAAGACCCTGCAGCACAACGACGTCATCGATCCGTTCGACCCGAAGCCGGAGTTCCCGACACGATGACCGCGACGACTCGTGTCCGCCTGACCGGCATCGGGAAGGACTTCACCGGGGCCACCGTGCTCGACGGCGTCGACCTCGAGCTCCGGAGCGGAGAGGTCGTCGGCCTCATCGGCGAGAACGGTGCAGGCAAGAGCACGCTCCTCAACGTGCTGTCCGGCGTCTTCCCGCCGAGCCGCGGCACGGTCGAGGTCGACGGTGCCCCCGTCACGGTCCCCGACTACCGGGCGGCGAACGAGCTCGGGCTGTTCCGCGTCTACCAGGACCTGGCACTCGTCGAGTCCTTGACCGTCGAGGAGAACCTCCTGCTCGGCTGGGAGCGGCGGTTCGCCCGCGCACTCGGGACGGTCGACCGACGTCGTCGTCGAGTCGTCGCGACGCGCGCACTCGAACGGCTCGGCCTGCCGGCGACACTCGCCGGGCGGCGAGCAGCGGACCTGTCGTCGAGCGTGCAGCAGAGCCTGAGCTTCGCGAAGGTGCTGGCGACCATCGACCTCCTCGGCACGCCGAACCCCGTGGTGTTCCTCGACGAGCCGACCACGAGCCTCGACAAGCACGGCGAGGAGCGCTTCCTGCAGGTCGTCCGCGAGCTCGCGACCGACGGCGCCGCGATCGTGTTCGTCTCGCACCTGCTCGAGGAGATCCTGTCGGTCACCGACCGCGTCCTCGTGCTCAAGGACGGCCGGCTCGTGGCGGAGCGGCCGACCGAGGGACTCCTCGAGGAGGACCTGCACCGGCTCATGGTCGGTCGGGTCCGCTCCGAGCAGTACTACCGGGAGCACCTGCAACGGCAGCACGAACCGGGTCCGCTGGACACCGGCGTCGAGGTCACCGGTCTCCGCGTCGACGGCACCGGACCGGAGGTGACCCTCCGCATCGCCCCGGGGGAGGTCGTCGGGCTCGGCGGCCTCGAGGGATCCGGCAAGGACGAGATCGGCGCGCAGGTCGCCGGTGCGGCGGACTCCTCGCACGTGCTGACCTTCGACGGCGAGCCGGTCCGCTACGGCTCGGTGCGGGACGCCGTCGAGCGCGGCATCGTCTACCTGCCCCGGGACCGCGCCACGTCAGGGGTCTTCGCGGACAAGAGCATCCGGTTCAACCTGGTGATCGGTTCGCTGCACGACCGCTACGCGAACCGTCTCGGCGTGATCAGGAGACGCCGCACCCGATCGGCCGCGAGCGAGCTCGTCGCGGCGTACGGCGTCAGGACCCGCGGGATCGAACAGCCCATCGGGGAACTCTCCGGCGGGAACCAGCAGAAGGTGCTCATCGCACGCTGGTTGCACCGGCACCCGAGGCTCGTCGTCCTCGACGCCCCCACCCAGGGTGTCGACACCGGATCGCGCGAGTCCATCTACGAGGCGATCCGGGCCGCGGCGGCCCAGGGGTCGGCGGTCCTCGTCATCAGTGACGACCTGCTCGAGCTCATCGGGCTGTCCGACCGCGTCCTCGTCGTCCGCGACCGTGCGGTCGTCGCCGACATCCCGTCGCCGCCCGGCGCGAAGCCACGGGAGGACGACGTCGTCCCGTTCATGTTCCGTCCGTCCGACCTGGAGACCGTCTCGTCATGACCACAACCACCGAACCCCGGACGGCCGACGCCGTCGTCCCGGTCGCGACCACTGCGCGGCGCCCGCTCGTCCCGCGCGCACTGCTGGTGCGGGTCCTGCCGCCGCTCGTGCTCGTCGCGCTCGTCGTGTACTTCTCGATCGCCAGGGGCACCTTCCTCACGATCGGGAACTTCGTCTCGATGGGCACGTCGGCCGGGTACCTGCTCGCCGGCGCCGTCGGGCTCACCTTCGTGATCCTCGCCGGCAGTATCGACCTGTCCATCGGCGCGACGGTGCTGCTGTCGTCGGCCGTCGTCGCGCTGGTGGTCAGAGCGGCCGGCGACCACCTCGCCCTCGCGGTCGGCGTCGCGCTCGCCGTGGGGGTGCTCGTCGGGTCCGTCAACGGGGCGCTCACCGTCTACGGCCGGTTGCCGTCGTTCATCGTCACGCTCGGGACGCTGTCCGTGTTCACCGGTCTCGCGCTGACGATCCTGAACGGGCAGTCGGTGTCGTTCTTCGCGAACGGGCTGCTCGGGCTCGTCAACACGCAGCTCGTCCCGGGCGTGACCGGGACGTTCCTTGTCGGGCTCGTGCTCTTCGGGATCAGCTGGTTCCTCACCCACAAGACCCGGTTCGGCCTCTACGTCTACGCGATCGGCGCGAACGAGAAGGCAGCGGGGCTCGCCGGGGTCGACGCGAGGAAGCTCCGGTTCTGGCTCTTCGTCATCTCCGGGACGTTCGCGGCCGTCTCCGGGCTCCTCGTGGTCTCCGGGCTGCAGTCCGCCGGGCCGACGCTCGGGACGTCGTTCATGCTCGACGCGATCGCCGCGGTGGCGGTCGGCGGGACCTCGCTCGCCGGCGGCAACGGGGGCGTGGAACGGACCCTGGTCGGCGTGCTGATCCTCGTCGTGCTGTCCAGCGGGCTCAACCAGCTCGGCGTCCCGGACTTCACCCAGACCATGATCAAGGGCGTCGTCGTGGCGGTCGCCGCCGCGCTGACGATCGTCGGCCGGAAGGACGCGGTCGTCAAGTGACCGTCCACACCACTCTCCACAACCGTCCACCCGGACGGCCGGGCACCGTGCCCCGTCCCCTACGATTGTCAGCGTGTCCAAGGTCCTGAGCAGTCTCCCCGTCGGCGAACGAGTCGGCATCGCGTTCTCCGGAGGTCTCGACACCTCCTGTGCCGTTGCCTGGATGCGTGAGAAGGGCGCGGTGCCCTGCACGTACACGGCCGACATCGGCCAGTACGACGAGCCGGACATCGACGCCGTGCCCGGTCGCGCCCACGAGTACGGCGCGGAGATCGCCCGGCTCGTCGACGCGAAGAGCGCCCTCGTCGAAGAAGGCCTCGTCGCGCTGCAGACCGGCGCCTTCCACATCCGCTCCGGCGGCAAGACCTACTTCAACACGACGCCGCTCGGTCGTGCCGTGACGGGCACGATGCTCGTCCGCGCGATGAAGGAAGACGGCGTCGACATCTGGGGCGACGGCTCCACCTACAAGGGCAACGACATCGAGCGGTTCTACCGCTACGGCCTGATGGCGAACCCGCGTCTGCGCGTCTACAAGCCGTGGCTCGACTCCGAGTTCGTCGAGGAGCTCGGCGGCCGCAAGGAGATGAGCGAGTGGCTCGTCGCGCGGGGCTTCCCGTACCGTGACTCCACCGAGAAGGCGTACTCCACGGACGCCAACATCTGGGGTGCCACGCACGAGGCCAAGAGCCTCGAAGAGCTCTCCAGCGGCCTGGACATCGTCGAGCCGATCATGGGTGTCGCCGCCTGGCGTGACGACGTCGAGGTCGCGACCGAGGTCGTCTCCGTCCGCTTCGAGGCCGGTCGTCCCGTCGCGATCAACGGGGCCGAGTACGCCGACGCCGTCGCACTCGTCTACGAAGCGAACGCCATCGGTGGCCGCCACGGCCTCGGCGCGTCCGACCAGATCGAGAACCGCATCATCGAGGCGAAGAGCCGCGGCATCTACGAGGCCCCCGGCATGGCGCTGCTCCACATCGCCTACGAGCGCCTGCTCAACGCGATCCACAACGAGGACACCGTGGCGTCGTACCACAACGAGGGCCGCCGTCTCGGCCGCCTGATGTACGAGGGCCGTTGGCTCGACCCGCAGTCGCTCATGCTCCGCGAGTCGCTGCAGCGCTGGGTCGCCTCCGCCGTCACCGGTGAGGTCACCCTGCGTCTCCGTCGCGGCGACGACTACACGATCCTCGACACCATCGGCCCGGCGCTGTCGTACCACCCCGACAAGCTCTCGATGGAGCGTGTCGGCGACGCCGCGTTCGGCCCGGACGACCGCATCGGGCAGCTCACGATGCGGAACCTCGACATCGCGGACTCGCGTGCGCGCCTCGAGCAGTACGCGGCCGCCGGCCTCATCGGCGGGGCGACGGGCGACCTCGTCGGCGAGCTCGAAGCCGGCGAGTCCGAGGAGATCCTCGGTGGCGCCGTCGTGACCTCCGACGCGGACGACGCGCTCGGCCGCGCGACGGACGCGGCGTCCGAAGGCGCGGCCTTCGACGCCGGCACCGACTGATCGGAACCAAGCCACAGACGGACTGGAGGCTCGGTGCCAGCTGGCACCGAGCCTCCCGTCCGTCTGTGGTGGCGACCCGGGCCGCATCGCACCCCGTCACGCACGTCGCGCCCCGTCGTGAGC
Coding sequences within:
- a CDS encoding substrate-binding domain-containing protein, which gives rise to MQKTRLIGAIGAALATALVLAGCSTGGAASSPVSLGPTKGDTDVKLAVIVANSNPWNTEYGKSFKAAAEQLGASDVRVLNADSDAQQQSEQIDSLLNAGYKGIGLNLAAPNTAELSKKFQAHDAYFANIFQNEEWKTVYDAPDDRQVSYVSPNYYKSASDATEALAKSVDGKKTELIALAGNDSPYTIANQAYLGLTDTLKKHANITLVGNVDTPWTAENSQKKVADLLAAHPDATAFFATDAADVDGAVAAIRAIGKTPGKDIQIVSAHSAGDVAQFVEQETVLAAAAMPGSWTGYQEAAQLFDALNGKLPGDSFRQLELTLPLITKDNAADFITRYVDTPIDRQLSARAISQVYSADDWDLQAEYTPITDLPHLWPTSKEPSGYEQNATFTNLQESGALDDAAKTLQHNDVIDPFDPKPEFPTR
- a CDS encoding sugar ABC transporter ATP-binding protein, with translation MTATTRVRLTGIGKDFTGATVLDGVDLELRSGEVVGLIGENGAGKSTLLNVLSGVFPPSRGTVEVDGAPVTVPDYRAANELGLFRVYQDLALVESLTVEENLLLGWERRFARALGTVDRRRRRVVATRALERLGLPATLAGRRAADLSSSVQQSLSFAKVLATIDLLGTPNPVVFLDEPTTSLDKHGEERFLQVVRELATDGAAIVFVSHLLEEILSVTDRVLVLKDGRLVAERPTEGLLEEDLHRLMVGRVRSEQYYREHLQRQHEPGPLDTGVEVTGLRVDGTGPEVTLRIAPGEVVGLGGLEGSGKDEIGAQVAGAADSSHVLTFDGEPVRYGSVRDAVERGIVYLPRDRATSGVFADKSIRFNLVIGSLHDRYANRLGVIRRRRTRSAASELVAAYGVRTRGIEQPIGELSGGNQQKVLIARWLHRHPRLVVLDAPTQGVDTGSRESIYEAIRAAAAQGSAVLVISDDLLELIGLSDRVLVVRDRAVVADIPSPPGAKPREDDVVPFMFRPSDLETVSS
- a CDS encoding ABC transporter permease, with the protein product MTTTTEPRTADAVVPVATTARRPLVPRALLVRVLPPLVLVALVVYFSIARGTFLTIGNFVSMGTSAGYLLAGAVGLTFVILAGSIDLSIGATVLLSSAVVALVVRAAGDHLALAVGVALAVGVLVGSVNGALTVYGRLPSFIVTLGTLSVFTGLALTILNGQSVSFFANGLLGLVNTQLVPGVTGTFLVGLVLFGISWFLTHKTRFGLYVYAIGANEKAAGLAGVDARKLRFWLFVISGTFAAVSGLLVVSGLQSAGPTLGTSFMLDAIAAVAVGGTSLAGGNGGVERTLVGVLILVVLSSGLNQLGVPDFTQTMIKGVVVAVAAALTIVGRKDAVVK
- the argG gene encoding argininosuccinate synthase, with product MSKVLSSLPVGERVGIAFSGGLDTSCAVAWMREKGAVPCTYTADIGQYDEPDIDAVPGRAHEYGAEIARLVDAKSALVEEGLVALQTGAFHIRSGGKTYFNTTPLGRAVTGTMLVRAMKEDGVDIWGDGSTYKGNDIERFYRYGLMANPRLRVYKPWLDSEFVEELGGRKEMSEWLVARGFPYRDSTEKAYSTDANIWGATHEAKSLEELSSGLDIVEPIMGVAAWRDDVEVATEVVSVRFEAGRPVAINGAEYADAVALVYEANAIGGRHGLGASDQIENRIIEAKSRGIYEAPGMALLHIAYERLLNAIHNEDTVASYHNEGRRLGRLMYEGRWLDPQSLMLRESLQRWVASAVTGEVTLRLRRGDDYTILDTIGPALSYHPDKLSMERVGDAAFGPDDRIGQLTMRNLDIADSRARLEQYAAAGLIGGATGDLVGELEAGESEEILGGAVVTSDADDALGRATDAASEGAAFDAGTD